A genomic region of Haliotis asinina isolate JCU_RB_2024 chromosome 1, JCU_Hal_asi_v2, whole genome shotgun sequence contains the following coding sequences:
- the LOC137256117 gene encoding rab5 GDP/GTP exchange factor-like, which produces MSKEKKTSKKLHLESADLLCKNGCGFYGNPAWQGFCSKCYREVYQPAKQAQQQHDAMREASKRTGDTPPPSFSKFAEKKTQQINKRSHTMKSIFKRTPVKDTSADQHSHTQKETRRSSIESQKVGGEFAEFLKTLRKPAALDISKQVRSFIERIQQSGEQPIDDLSETVQDFYQSLSDRLNSHTVFKGLNQDVIEKILDFTERYVLVRLYRIVFCPPSTTDEEKDLLVQNRIRSLHWITAQQLDTLINEHDPQIRQLIDQAITFAIEMDSKRATQDKLACVVNCSKNIFELLRESKQGPASADEFLPALIYIVLKANPPRLQSNIQYITRFANPSRLMSGEAGYYFTNLCCAVAFIESLNADSLSISQSEFDRYMSGEAVPPSAGNEYMCEGLRMSKENLRGLGELRQRQEKVAAEALQLQQEMMEFKENFMKEIQDVLTRTPLKLKPRKVKIDLDAESEEQGTLNLPSPIKPFTAPEPRQLEFTENMDATPSHVAMTSDSDTPKVDLMDEPITESTT; this is translated from the exons ATGAGTAAGGAAAAGAAAACGTCCAAGAAACTTCACTTGGAGTCAGCAGACTTGCTGTGTAAAAATGGCTGTGGTTTCTATGGTAACCCAGCATGGCAGGGTTTTTGTTCCAAGTGCTATCGTGAGGTCTATCAGCCAGCAAAACAAGCACAGCAACAACATGATGCCATGCGGGAAGCATCCAAAAG AACGGGGGACACGCCTCCGCCTTCCTTCTCCAAGTTCGCGGAGAAGAAAACGCAACAGATCAACAAGCGCAGTCACACTATGAAGTCTATTTTCAAACGCACACCAGTGAAAG ACACATCAGCAGACCAACATAGCCACACCCAGAAAGAGACGCGGAGGTCCAGCATTGAGAGTCAGAAAGTTGGGGGAGAGTTTGCGGAGTTTCTCAAGACCCTTCGTAAGCCTGCCGCACTTGACATCTCAAAGCAGGTCCGCAGTTTTATTGAGCGCATCCAGCAGAGCGGGGAGCAGCCGATAGACGATCTGTCTGAGACAGTCCAAGACTTCTACCAGAGTCTCTCAGACAGGCTCAACTCTCACACTGTGTTCAAAG GGTTGAACCAGGACGTGATAGAGAAGATCCTGGATTTTACTGAGCGCTATGTCCTGGTACGCCTGTATCGCATAGTGTTCTGTCCGCCCTCCACCACAGATGAGGAGAAGGATCTGCTGGTACAGAACCGAATCCGGAGCCTTCATTGGATCACAGCCCAGCAGCTGGATACCCTCATCAATGAACACGATCCTCAGATCAGACAGCTAATTGATCAAGCCATTACAT TTGCCATAGAGATGGATTCGAAGCGTGCGACGCAGGACAAACTAGCCTGTGTGGTCAATTGTAGTAAGAATATCTTTGAGCTTCTCCGTGAGTCGAAGCAAGGTCCAGCAAGTGCTGATGAGTTTCTTCCAGCCCTCATCTACATCGTGCTGAAGGCCAACCCTCCACGACTTCAGTCCAATATTCAATACATCACACGATTTGCTAACCCGAGTCGGCTCATGAGTGGAGAAGCTGGTTACTACTTCACCAACTTG TGTTGTGCAGTTGCTTTTATCGAGAGCCTGAATGCCGATTCACTGAGCATCTCCCAGTCCGAGTTTGATCGGTACATGTCCGGTGAGGCCGTGCCGCCATCAGCAGGGAACGAGTATATGTGTGAGGGCCTGCGGATGAGCAAAGAAAACCTGCGTGGCCTTGGGGAACTGCGACAACGGCAAGAGAAGGTGGCAGCGGAGGCGCTGCAGTTGCAGCAAGAAATGATGGAGTTTAAAgaaaactttatgaaagaaatCCAGGACGTTCTTACACGAACCCCTTTGAAACTAAAACCAAGGAAGGTGAAGATTGATCTTGATGCAGAGAGCGAGGAACAAGGAACATTGAATCTACCATCTCCGATCAAGCCATTCACAGCACCAGAACCACGGCAACTTGAATTTACAGAGAACATGGATGCCACGCCATCTCATGTTGCCATGACAAGTGATAGTGACACTCCAAAAGTTGATCTCATGGATGAGCCAATCACAGAGTCTACAACTTAA
- the LOC137284811 gene encoding uncharacterized protein yields MVILTLASGVQAPIQSALRPSMWVPGLRDLHVHREKWRIDQTSMNFVETVKKGLATMIQEDKLGTFYDIHKIEKDFVRIFAFTWAEWLDIVEIKLVDHHAEVVSFSSGLFPLSIPFACILNVAFFWCPFYGHKFNVNRLEKLRTAMGVNLSVQDQ; encoded by the exons atggtgatcCTGACACTGGCCAGTGGTGTCCAAGCTCCGATACAGAGTGCTCTCCGGCCATCCATGTGGGTGCCTGGGCTTCGGGACCTTCATGTCCACAGAGAGAA ATGGAGAATAGACCAGACTTCCATGAACTTTGTGGAGACAGTAAAGAAGGGCCTTGCCACCATGATACAGGAGGACAAGCTGGGAACATTCTATGATATACACAAG ATTGAGAAGGACTTTGtgagaatatttgcctttacCTGGGCAGAATGGCTGGACATTGTTGAAATCAAACTAGTTGACCATCATGCAGag gtgGTGTCATTTTCCAGTGGGCTGTTTCCCTTGTCCATTCCATTTGCCTGTATATTAAATGTT GCTTTCTTCTGGTGTCCTTTCTATGGACACAAGTTTAATGTCAACAGATTGGAGAAACTACGCACAGCTATGGGAGTCAATCTCAGTGTCCAAGATCAGTGA